The Nodosilinea sp. PGN35 DNA segment GGGTTCATTCTCAGCATTGGTATGGCGGTGGATGCCAACGTGCTGATCTTTGAGCGCACCCGCGAGGAGCTGCGATCCGATAAAACCCTGTATCGCTCGGTCGAATCGGGCTTTTTCCGGGCGTTTTCGAGCATTTTAGACGGCAACGTCACCACCTTGATCTCCTGCCTGGCGCTGTTTTACTTCGGCGCGGGTCTGGTGAAGGGGTTCGCCCTCACCCTGGGTATTGGCGTGCTGATCAGCATGTTCACAGCCCTGACCTGCACCCGCACCCTGATGTTTCTCGCCATCAGCCTGCCTCAGTTTCGGCGGCCCAGCCTGTTTTGCCCCGGTTTGAACCCCGTTCGCCCTAACCCCGTTCGTCCCTAGGAGTGCCCATGAAGCTCAACATTATTCAGCAGCGCGGTCTGTGGTGGGGAATTTCAACCATGCTGGTGCTGATCAGCCTGGTGGCCATGGCCATTTCGTGGCAGCAGTTTGGTGCTCCTCTGAGGCCGGGGCTCGACTTTGCCGGGGGTACCCGACTCCAGCTGACTCGGGCCTGTGTGGCCACCGACAGCTGCACCGTCGGGCTCGATGTCTCCGAGGTGCGGCAGGTGCTGGCCCAGCAGGGGCTAGACTCCAGCAGCATTCAAGTGCTGGGTGACGACCAGCAGGTGCTCTCAATTCGCACCCGCAATCTCGATGTCGAGGAGCGCACCACCCTGCAAAGCGCCCTGGATGAGGCCATTGGCCCCTTTGACCCCGGTTCTACCCAAATCGACTCGGTGGGGCCGGTGATTGGGCGACAGCTGCTGGTGTCGGGCCTGCTGGCGCTGCTGGTATCTTTCGCCGGGATTGTGGCCTACCTCAGCCTGCGCTTCAAGCTCGACTACGCCCTGCTGGCGATTCTGGCTCTGGCCCACGACGTGATCGTCACCGCCGGGGTCTTTGCCATTCTGGGACTGGGGCTGGGGATTGAGGTAGACAGCCTGTTTATTGTGTCGCTGCTGACCATTGTGGGTTTCTCGGTCAACGATACGGTGGTGATTTACGATCGCGTCCGCGAGAACCTCAAGCTCAACCCCGGCAGCCACATCAACGATGTCGTTGACAGTGCCGTCAACCAAACCCTGAGCCGCTCAATCAACACCAGTCTGACCACCATATTGCCTCTGGTGGCCATTTTTATCTTTGGCGGTCAGACCCTCAAGTACTTTGCCCTGGCGCTAATTGTGGGCTTTCTGGCCGGGTCGTACTCCAGTATTTTTGTGGCCAGCTCGCTGCTGGCCCTGTGGCGAGAGCGCACCGGCCAGGCCTACAGCGGCGACCCCGACGAGGCGACCCCCCAGAGCGAACCCCAGAGCGAACCCCAGAGCTAAGCAATCTCTGCCATGGGCAACCCGAGACATTCTGCGCCCCTAGAGCGCCTGCGTGCCATCATCCTGCGGCGCTGGTGGACAACTAGCGGCCTGCTGTGGCTGACGGTCGCCCCCCTCAGCCTGTGGAACCTGCGCCCCGAACTTGCCCAGCTGCGCCAGTACTTTACCTGGTCGGCGGTGCGCCTGGGTCTGGCCTACAATCGCCCGGCGGCAATCGGCCTGGGGCTGTGCGTCGGCCTCACCGTGGCGCTGTTAGTAGCCGAGAGCCGCTACATTTTGTGGGGCATGACCAAAGACGAGCGGCGGCGGCTAGAGCAGCTGTGCGATCGCATCACAGCCCAGGGCCCATCGCACCCTCTCTGGCGACAGCTCTTTCGCGACTGAGACGATTGCGGCGACAACCAGCCCGGGGGGCCATAGGCCGACCCCGACCATGGGTGACATTGGTACCAAGATGTAATTTCATAGAACAAGACGGTTAACCCCGATTCTCCGGCGGAAAACCGGAGTTGCCCCGGTTCTCTGCCGGGCCATGGTTTAGCCTCAAATTTTTCGTGTTTCATCAGCAGAAGGCAGCGGTATCTCCATGACTCTACAAAAAGACGGTATTGCCCCCCACGGCGGCACCCTGGTCGATCGCCTGGCGACCCCCGACCAAAAAAACCAGTTTTTAGCCAAAGCCGACACCCTGCCTCGGGTCAGCCTCGACGAGCGGGCCTTCTCTGACCTGGTGATGATTGCCATCGGTGGCTTCAGCCCTCTGACGGGCTTTATGCAGCAGGCCGACTACGACACTGTCGTCACCGACATGCGCCTGGCCAACGGCCTGCCCTGGGCAATACCGGTCACCCTGTCGGTGGATGAAGCCACCGCCGCCCCGCTCACCGAGGGCGGCCTGGTGCGGCTCGATGACCCCAGCGGGCGCTTTGTGGGCGTGCTCGAACTGCAAGAGAAATACACCTACGACAAAGTCCGCGAGGCCACCCACGTCTACCGTACCGACGACGAAAAACACCCCGGCGTCAAGGTGGTCTACGACCAGGGGGCGGTGAACCTGGCTGGCCCCGTGTGGCTGCTAGAGCGCGACCCCCATCCCCTGTTTCCCGCCTATCAGATCGACCCGGCGGCGTCGCGGGCTATGTTTCGCGATCGCGACTGGAAGACCGTAGTCGGCTTTCAAACCCGCAACCCCATCCACCGCGCCCACGAATACATTCAAAAGTGCGCCCTGGAGACCGTTGACGGACTGTTCCTCCACCCGCTGGTGGGGGCTACCAAATCTGACGATATCCCCGCCGATGTGCGCATGCGCTGCTACGAAATTATGGTGGAGCACTACTTCCCCCAGGAGCGGGTAATTCTTGCTATCAATCCCTCCGCAATGCGCTACGCTGGGCCTAGGGAAGCGATTTTCCACGCGCTGATCCGCAAGAACTACGGCTGCACCCACTTCATCGTGGGCCGCGACCACGCTGGGGTGGGCGACTACTACGGCACCTACGACGCTCAGTACATCTTCGACGAGTTTGAGCCGACGGAGCTGGGGATTGTGCCGATGAAGTTTGAGCACGCCTTCTACTGCACCCGCACCGGGGGCATGGCCACCTCTAAAACCAGCCCCAGCACCAAAG contains these protein-coding regions:
- the secF gene encoding protein translocase subunit SecF; this translates as MKLNIIQQRGLWWGISTMLVLISLVAMAISWQQFGAPLRPGLDFAGGTRLQLTRACVATDSCTVGLDVSEVRQVLAQQGLDSSSIQVLGDDQQVLSIRTRNLDVEERTTLQSALDEAIGPFDPGSTQIDSVGPVIGRQLLVSGLLALLVSFAGIVAYLSLRFKLDYALLAILALAHDVIVTAGVFAILGLGLGIEVDSLFIVSLLTIVGFSVNDTVVIYDRVRENLKLNPGSHINDVVDSAVNQTLSRSINTSLTTILPLVAIFIFGGQTLKYFALALIVGFLAGSYSSIFVASSLLALWRERTGQAYSGDPDEATPQSEPQSEPQS
- the sat gene encoding sulfate adenylyltransferase, which encodes MTLQKDGIAPHGGTLVDRLATPDQKNQFLAKADTLPRVSLDERAFSDLVMIAIGGFSPLTGFMQQADYDTVVTDMRLANGLPWAIPVTLSVDEATAAPLTEGGLVRLDDPSGRFVGVLELQEKYTYDKVREATHVYRTDDEKHPGVKVVYDQGAVNLAGPVWLLERDPHPLFPAYQIDPAASRAMFRDRDWKTVVGFQTRNPIHRAHEYIQKCALETVDGLFLHPLVGATKSDDIPADVRMRCYEIMVEHYFPQERVILAINPSAMRYAGPREAIFHALIRKNYGCTHFIVGRDHAGVGDYYGTYDAQYIFDEFEPTELGIVPMKFEHAFYCTRTGGMATSKTSPSTKDERIHLSGTKVREMLRRGELPPPEFSRPEVAAELAKAMRVPEAVS